Part of the Thermoanaerobaculia bacterium genome is shown below.
CGCCGATACGCCGCCGAAGCCGCCGGCCACCGAGGAGGAGAAGACCCTCTACGCCCTCGGCCTGATGCTGTCGAGAAACCTCCAGGCGTTCGAGCTCACCCCGGCCGAGCTGGGCTTCGTGATGCAGGGCATCAGCGACGGCGCCTCCGGCAAGGAGACCGTGGTCAAGATGGAGGAGTACGCCCCGAAGGTGCAGGCGCTCGGCCAGGCGAAGTCCGACAAGCGTGCCGCGGCCGAGAAGGCCAAGAGCCAGGAGTTCCTCGCGGCCGAAGCTGCCAAGCCGGGCGTCGTCAAGTCCGAGTCCGGGATGCTCTACGTCGAAACCCTCGCCGGCGCCGGCGCCTCGCCGGTTCCGACCGACAAGGTGAAGGTCCACTACCGCGGCACGCTCGTCGACGGCACCGAGTTCGACAGCTCCATCTCCCGCGGTCAGCCGGCGGAGTTCCCGCTGAACGGCGTGATCAAGTGCTGGACGGAGGGCCTGCAGAAGATGAAGGTCGGCGGCAAGGCGAAGCTCGTCTGCCCCTCCGATCTCGCCTACGGCGACCGCGGCCGCCCGTCGATCCCCCCCGGCGCCACCCTCGTCTTCGAGGTGGAGCTGCTCGAGATCCTGAAGTAAGGACGGTAGCGACGATGACCGAGTCGATGAAGACGCTGCGCAGCCATCTCTGCGGGCAGTGGTTCGAGGCCGGCCGCGACTTTCAGACCCTCCTCAATCCGTCCACGGAAGAGCCGCTGGCACGCGCCTCTTCGACCGGCGCCGATCTCGCGGGCGCCCTCTCCTGGGCCCGCGAGCGCGGCGGCCCCGCGCTGCGCGCGCTCACCTTCGCGCAGCGTGGGGAGATCCTCAAAGCGCTGGGCAAGGCCCTGCGTGAGCATCGCGCGGAGCTCCTCGCGCTCTCTTCGGCGAACAACGGCAGCACCGCCACCGACGGCGCCTTCGATATCGACGGCGCCGGCGGCGCGCTCGCCTTCTACGGCGGTCTCGGCATCACGCTCGGCGCGCGCACGGTCCTCGCCGACGGTGAAGGCGGCGCGCTCGCCCGATCCGAGAATTTCTGGGCCGCCCACGCCCTCGTCCCGCGCCAGGGCGTCGCCATCCACATCAATGCTTTCAACTTTCCCGCCTGGGGTTTCGCCGAGAAGTTCGCCTGCTCGTTCCTCGCCGGCATGCCGACGATCACCAAGCCGGCGACCGCGACGGCGCTGGTGACCGAGCGCATGATCGAGATCGCGGTCGAAACCGGCCTGCTGCCCGAGGGCGCGCTGCAACTCATCGTCGGCTCGACCGGCGACCTGCTCGACAGGCTGGGCCCGCAGGACGTCGTCGCCTTCACCGGCTCCGCCGCGACCGCGCTCACCCTGCGCACCCGGCCGGCGATCGTCGAGGCGGGACTGCGCTTCAACGTCGAGGCCGACAGCCTGAACGCCGCGGTGCTCGCTCCCGACGCCCAGCCGGGCTCGCCGACGTTCGAACGCTTCATCCAGGACGTGGCGCGCGAGATCACCCAGAAGGCCGGTCAGAAGTGCACCGCCGTGCGCCGGATTCTCGCTCCCCGC
Proteins encoded:
- a CDS encoding FKBP-type peptidyl-prolyl cis-trans isomerase; protein product: MRTRLLSTSVLFTMLFSLVLFACGPVTAADTPPKPPATEEEKTLYALGLMLSRNLQAFELTPAELGFVMQGISDGASGKETVVKMEEYAPKVQALGQAKSDKRAAAEKAKSQEFLAAEAAKPGVVKSESGMLYVETLAGAGASPVPTDKVKVHYRGTLVDGTEFDSSISRGQPAEFPLNGVIKCWTEGLQKMKVGGKAKLVCPSDLAYGDRGRPSIPPGATLVFEVELLEILK
- a CDS encoding 3,4-dehydroadipyl-CoA semialdehyde dehydrogenase, with the translated sequence MKTLRSHLCGQWFEAGRDFQTLLNPSTEEPLARASSTGADLAGALSWARERGGPALRALTFAQRGEILKALGKALREHRAELLALSSANNGSTATDGAFDIDGAGGALAFYGGLGITLGARTVLADGEGGALARSENFWAAHALVPRQGVAIHINAFNFPAWGFAEKFACSFLAGMPTITKPATATALVTERMIEIAVETGLLPEGALQLIVGSTGDLLDRLGPQDVVAFTGSAATALTLRTRPAIVEAGLRFNVEADSLNAAVLAPDAQPGSPTFERFIQDVAREITQKAGQKCTAVRRILAPREVEEQVVEALVARLATVVTGDPSDPQVTMGPLAHGGQLRDALDGIAELLATSELLHGSGGRAVGVGAPAGKGYFVAPTLLRSQHPLEKTPVHWREVFAPVSTVLPYSGTAEEAATIVALGGGTLVSSLYTDDAEWAGDYLARGGAHQGRIYIGSSASEGFGSGAALPQSLHGGPGRAGGGEELGGLAGLRIYQQRVALQGTRTLVDALLA